From Thalassococcus sp. S3, one genomic window encodes:
- a CDS encoding DUF3618 domain-containing protein, with protein sequence MTNETRSPEEIEREIEEQRSDLSSNIEDLQDKFSIDTLVRQIGDQFREHGGEMGRAISNQVKANPIPLALTGIGLAWLMIGGSSRPQPRHDVYHDSDRRAYSAAERDFRQTREVQGRPYTPPTYPPQTTAGPSWASEDHAGPTVGERLADGTETIKEKASGGAQSVKAGVSGAGSAVGDAAASAKASVALTAQSVRDGLSAAGSRIAEGTETLSEEGRRRVIAARRRAVEMRQFAARSMGDGSDRVADFYDRQPLVMGALALAVGAAIGGALPRTKTEDDLMGSRSDSLFDEAERIFEEEKAKAASVAASVQEEVQAIADETRADLDNDAPGDKSAVQAVGDKAKSTAKRVADKAKSEAIDKNLGKPKS encoded by the coding sequence ATGACAAATGAGACCCGCAGCCCAGAAGAAATCGAACGCGAGATCGAAGAGCAGCGGTCGGATCTCTCGTCCAATATCGAGGATCTTCAAGACAAGTTCTCGATCGACACGTTAGTGCGCCAGATTGGTGATCAGTTCCGCGAGCATGGCGGTGAGATGGGCCGCGCGATTTCCAATCAGGTCAAGGCAAACCCGATCCCTCTGGCACTGACCGGCATCGGATTGGCCTGGTTGATGATTGGCGGATCAAGCAGGCCACAGCCGCGGCACGACGTTTACCACGACAGTGACCGCAGAGCTTACAGCGCCGCCGAACGCGATTTCCGCCAAACGCGTGAGGTGCAAGGCCGCCCCTACACACCTCCAACATATCCTCCTCAAACCACAGCGGGGCCGTCTTGGGCGAGCGAGGACCATGCTGGTCCGACAGTGGGAGAGCGATTAGCAGATGGCACCGAGACCATAAAGGAAAAGGCCTCTGGCGGTGCGCAATCCGTGAAGGCCGGGGTCTCGGGCGCCGGTTCGGCGGTCGGTGATGCAGCGGCTTCGGCGAAAGCGTCGGTGGCGCTCACTGCTCAGTCTGTACGCGATGGTCTTTCTGCAGCCGGGAGCCGGATCGCAGAAGGCACCGAGACACTCAGCGAAGAAGGCCGTCGGCGGGTGATTGCGGCACGCAGGAGGGCCGTTGAAATGCGGCAATTCGCTGCGCGGTCCATGGGTGATGGCTCAGACAGGGTCGCGGATTTTTATGATCGGCAGCCTTTGGTCATGGGCGCACTTGCCCTAGCGGTTGGCGCGGCCATCGGAGGTGCCCTGCCACGTACGAAGACCGAGGATGATCTGATGGGCTCTCGGAGCGATAGCCTCTTTGACGAGGCCGAACGCATCTTTGAGGAAGAGAAAGCCAAGGCCGCGTCGGTCGCGGCCTCTGTTCAGGAAGAGGTCCAGGCCATCGCGGATGAGACCAGGGCCGATCTCGACAACGACGCGCCGGGCGACAAATCGGCTGTGCAGGCCGTTGGTGACAAAGCCAAGAGCACAGCAAAACGTGTTGCGGACAAGGCCAAGTCTGAAGCGATCGACAAGAACCTCGGCAAACCCAAGAGTTGA
- a CDS encoding avidin/streptavidin family protein, with translation MASSTRGYFWGFHMDFSGKWVNTKNSVLELHQNGNSLTGNFDSGVSDGGQVIKAPIVGWANGDRVSFTATYEMFGTVVAWVGQVRGEPGNPVIDAHFLHESDVKDSAEAEALWASTRTGSDQFAKR, from the coding sequence ATGGCGTCAAGTACTCGTGGTTATTTTTGGGGATTTCACATGGATTTTTCAGGTAAGTGGGTCAACACCAAGAACTCAGTTCTCGAACTGCACCAAAACGGTAACTCGTTGACTGGAAATTTCGATTCCGGCGTGAGTGACGGTGGCCAAGTCATCAAAGCGCCCATAGTCGGCTGGGCGAACGGGGACAGAGTATCGTTCACCGCAACATACGAGATGTTCGGTACAGTTGTTGCTTGGGTGGGTCAGGTACGGGGAGAGCCGGGGAACCCCGTTATCGATGCGCACTTCTTGCATGAAAGCGATGTCAAAGACTCCGCTGAAGCCGAAGCACTTTGGGCGTCTACCCGAACTGGCAGCGATCAATTTGCAAAGAGATAG
- a CDS encoding LysR family transcriptional regulator, which translates to MTLRRKSLPPLDTLIFFEACSRAGSFGAAASELYVSQAAVSKRIKQLEEWLGYELFERGARGLRLTLAGERLADPVAMSLDYLQTSLNQARVPSSQSVRIAANSAVSVFWLYKRLRSFALSVASHPVETVIADDPRDLLSDSNDVAIIYADGVPEGWYGELLMQEELAPVSSPWAARRFANDPKGASLLDYQREAPEWINWEVWRVKQKKFHDLPRIVCPSYSHSIGRALSGEGIALGSCALLAEELETGKLVVLDDASTMTGKGYFLIWQDHVGPSTGCRNLVQYLCGN; encoded by the coding sequence ATGACTTTGCGCCGAAAATCCCTCCCGCCACTGGACACTCTGATCTTCTTTGAAGCCTGCAGCCGTGCGGGTAGCTTCGGTGCCGCAGCGTCGGAGCTTTACGTGTCACAGGCGGCGGTCAGCAAGCGGATCAAGCAGTTGGAGGAGTGGCTTGGTTACGAGCTGTTTGAGCGTGGCGCTCGGGGTCTGAGACTTACCTTAGCCGGAGAAAGACTGGCCGACCCGGTTGCGATGTCTCTGGACTACCTCCAAACCTCACTGAACCAGGCTAGGGTGCCGTCCTCGCAAAGTGTTCGTATTGCTGCCAACTCCGCCGTATCTGTGTTTTGGCTCTACAAAAGGTTGAGGTCGTTTGCGCTGAGCGTTGCTTCTCATCCGGTTGAAACTGTCATCGCTGATGATCCACGGGACTTGCTTTCTGACTCGAATGACGTCGCCATAATATACGCGGATGGTGTGCCAGAAGGGTGGTACGGTGAGCTCTTGATGCAAGAAGAGCTGGCGCCTGTCTCATCTCCCTGGGCGGCTCGGCGTTTTGCAAATGACCCAAAAGGCGCGTCTCTGTTGGACTACCAACGTGAAGCTCCCGAATGGATCAATTGGGAGGTGTGGCGGGTGAAGCAGAAAAAGTTTCATGACCTACCCAGGATAGTATGTCCAAGTTATAGCCATTCGATCGGCCGCGCCCTTTCGGGAGAAGGGATAGCTCTAGGTAGCTGCGCATTGCTGGCGGAGGAGTTGGAGACGGGCAAGCTTGTGGTACTTGACGACGCGTCCACAATGACCGGAAAGGGGTATTTTCTGATCTGGCAGGATCACGTGGGTCCATCAACCGGATGCAGAAATTTGGTTCAATATCTTTGTGGCAATTGA
- a CDS encoding YihY/virulence factor BrkB family protein yields MSRGRAAEKPTDIPAPGWKDIAIRVKDEISADRVGLIAAGVSFYGLLALFPAITALIAISGLLVEPSQVVTQLERLSGLMPEEVITIITQQATEVAGSRDGGLGLAAAIGLLIAIYSASKGMASLMEGINIAYDEEEKRSFIKLKLVTLALTMVLLLGLILALGAMLGFPAILAVVELGAIFEVFMTFGLWIGLLALTVFGLSILYRYAPSRDNPEWAWASPGALVACLVWLVASVGFAFYVSNFGSYNESFGTLAGVVVLLMWFWISAFIILLGAELNAELEAQTRKDTTTGPDEPMGSRGAVKADRLGETIN; encoded by the coding sequence ATGTCACGCGGTCGCGCCGCTGAGAAACCAACCGATATTCCGGCGCCCGGGTGGAAGGACATAGCTATCCGGGTCAAGGATGAGATTTCGGCGGACCGCGTTGGGCTGATTGCCGCGGGCGTCTCCTTTTACGGGCTGCTGGCCCTTTTCCCTGCGATCACAGCGCTTATCGCGATCAGCGGATTGCTGGTGGAGCCGAGCCAGGTCGTCACGCAACTGGAACGCCTTTCAGGCCTCATGCCCGAGGAGGTGATCACGATCATCACACAGCAGGCGACCGAAGTTGCCGGATCGCGAGACGGGGGCTTGGGGCTTGCTGCCGCCATCGGTCTGCTGATCGCAATCTACTCGGCATCCAAAGGTATGGCGAGCCTCATGGAAGGCATCAATATCGCCTATGACGAGGAAGAGAAGCGGAGCTTTATCAAGCTCAAGCTCGTCACACTGGCCCTGACCATGGTTTTGTTGCTGGGCCTGATCCTCGCCCTCGGAGCGATGCTGGGATTTCCCGCAATCCTCGCGGTAGTGGAGCTTGGAGCGATATTTGAAGTCTTTATGACCTTTGGCCTCTGGATCGGGTTGCTTGCCCTCACTGTGTTTGGGCTTTCGATCCTTTACCGTTATGCGCCTTCTCGCGATAACCCGGAATGGGCATGGGCGTCGCCAGGTGCTTTGGTGGCGTGTCTTGTCTGGTTGGTTGCGTCAGTGGGGTTTGCATTCTACGTCAGTAACTTCGGCTCCTACAATGAAAGTTTTGGCACCTTGGCTGGTGTCGTAGTGTTGCTGATGTGGTTTTGGATTTCGGCGTTTATCATCCTGTTGGGTGCTGAACTGAATGCAGAATTGGAAGCGCAGACGCGCAAGGATACAACCACTGGGCCGGATGAACCGATGGGGTCGCGGGGCGCCGTGAAAGCTGACCGCTTGGGTGAAACCATCAACTGA
- a CDS encoding Crp/Fnr family transcriptional regulator, protein MSEDVESCLVSRLSRFVDLTDRECDFIAELEKDERPQRKGRPILSVGDRTDGVTVLKTGWAVVKSDSSDGRSQILRIYLPGEVMGLAEIGSSHANHRIVMQTDGVICPFPRQGLAPLFSDYPRLGALLTAVGSLDQIALRHHASSLASMDATHKLKFWLLQLRSRLEVANVGLGNRFQVPFSQVEIGQAVGLTSIYVNKLLRRFVDGGEIEIERPYIRLLVREQWEGECEFINPFVDMDTSWFPPVAENDTTGSAEASEPA, encoded by the coding sequence ATGTCCGAAGATGTTGAAAGCTGCCTTGTCAGCCGCCTGTCCCGCTTTGTGGACCTCACCGACCGCGAATGCGACTTCATTGCCGAGTTGGAGAAGGATGAACGCCCGCAACGCAAGGGGCGCCCGATCCTAAGCGTTGGTGATCGGACGGACGGGGTCACTGTCCTGAAAACAGGCTGGGCCGTTGTCAAATCGGACAGTTCGGATGGACGCAGCCAAATCCTGAGAATTTATTTGCCCGGCGAGGTGATGGGCCTCGCCGAGATCGGGTCATCGCACGCGAACCACCGGATTGTCATGCAAACAGATGGGGTGATTTGTCCGTTCCCGCGCCAAGGCCTTGCGCCGCTCTTTTCAGACTACCCACGCCTGGGTGCTTTGCTGACTGCCGTTGGCAGCCTTGATCAGATCGCATTGCGACACCACGCAAGCAGCCTTGCATCGATGGACGCCACACACAAGCTGAAGTTCTGGCTTTTGCAACTTCGTTCGCGTCTGGAGGTCGCGAATGTCGGCCTAGGAAACCGTTTCCAGGTCCCATTCAGCCAGGTTGAGATCGGTCAGGCGGTCGGGCTGACATCTATCTACGTCAACAAATTGCTGCGCCGTTTCGTAGACGGTGGGGAGATCGAAATTGAAAGACCCTACATCCGTCTGCTTGTGCGCGAGCAGTGGGAAGGGGAATGCGAATTCATCAATCCCTTTGTCGACATGGACACCTCCTGGTTTCCCCCCGTCGCCGAAAACGACACGACCGGCTCGGCAGAAGCGTCCGAGCCGGCGTAG
- a CDS encoding ferritin-like domain-containing protein, with translation MSIDTLEDLYLEQLKDLYSANSQALDVTKEMADVATNQDLVNALNAGADGIQKGIDAIAKISKAHDESPSGEHCKGMEGLAKEARAHTVGESFGEDATRDAMIITQYQRLAHYAIAGYGCLAAFADRLELQDDVATLKDCLDASYEGDRTMTALATGGINKDAVA, from the coding sequence ATGAGTATCGACACCCTGGAAGACCTCTATCTCGAACAGCTCAAGGACCTTTACAGCGCCAATTCACAGGCGCTGGATGTAACGAAAGAAATGGCAGATGTCGCGACTAATCAGGATTTGGTCAACGCGCTCAACGCGGGAGCAGATGGCATCCAGAAAGGGATCGACGCGATCGCAAAGATCTCCAAGGCTCACGACGAAAGCCCGAGCGGTGAACATTGCAAAGGTATGGAAGGCCTCGCCAAAGAGGCACGCGCGCATACAGTTGGAGAATCCTTTGGCGAAGACGCGACGCGGGACGCTATGATTATCACGCAATATCAGCGTTTGGCTCATTACGCGATTGCAGGCTACGGATGCCTTGCCGCATTTGCCGATCGATTGGAACTTCAAGATGACGTCGCGACACTCAAGGATTGCCTTGATGCTTCATACGAAGGCGACCGTACGATGACCGCGCTTGCAACCGGCGGCATCAACAAGGACGCTGTGGCCTGA
- a CDS encoding phage holin family protein, with product MSDDRTNKSAGTLLSDALNNVSGLVSNEVDLARAEVSENVNKAGVAVGLIGGAAIIALVALNVLAAALVAALTEAGLDAGWAALIIGALLGAAAYALMSKGLNDLKLSSLAPTRTVKNVQRDAAAVKESYDDK from the coding sequence ATGAGCGATGATCGGACAAACAAGAGCGCCGGAACATTGCTGTCGGACGCCTTGAACAACGTGAGCGGACTGGTGAGCAACGAGGTTGATCTGGCTCGCGCCGAAGTTAGTGAAAACGTGAACAAGGCGGGAGTGGCTGTCGGGTTGATCGGGGGAGCGGCGATCATTGCACTGGTTGCCCTTAACGTTCTGGCAGCGGCCCTTGTCGCGGCTTTGACCGAAGCTGGTCTGGATGCCGGCTGGGCGGCCCTGATCATTGGGGCCCTTCTGGGTGCGGCCGCCTATGCCCTGATGAGCAAAGGGTTGAATGACCTCAAACTCTCAAGCCTCGCCCCCACGCGGACAGTAAAGAACGTCCAGCGCGATGCCGCAGCCGTAAAGGAATCTTACGATGACAAATGA
- a CDS encoding AI-2E family transporter, with protein sequence MFCLLLLQALVWAGDFLVPITAAFLGYFVLNSPRRLLSRLGIAPVVSAAVFTAILAALISLLLVQLSAPAAQFIEDLPLLMEEINQKLSAAGGTLEAINDAAVAAEKIIEEQDAETMEVEVVSDTGIAAAIFSMAPAFLSRILFALTLLFFLVASGDMFLAKAVQSFDSFAETWSSPT encoded by the coding sequence ATCTTTTGCCTTCTGCTTTTGCAGGCTTTGGTGTGGGCCGGCGACTTCCTGGTCCCTATCACGGCCGCGTTTCTTGGGTACTTCGTTCTGAATAGCCCGCGTCGGCTCCTGTCCAGACTGGGTATCGCGCCGGTTGTATCGGCTGCGGTCTTCACGGCAATCCTTGCTGCGCTCATTTCATTGTTGCTCGTGCAACTCAGCGCGCCGGCGGCCCAATTCATCGAAGATCTTCCCTTGCTCATGGAAGAGATCAATCAAAAGCTCTCAGCAGCAGGCGGCACACTGGAAGCGATAAACGATGCGGCTGTCGCGGCAGAGAAAATCATCGAAGAGCAGGATGCCGAAACCATGGAAGTCGAGGTCGTGTCGGACACCGGAATTGCCGCGGCGATCTTCAGCATGGCGCCTGCTTTCCTCAGCCGCATTTTGTTTGCGCTTACTCTGCTGTTCTTCCTGGTCGCTTCGGGCGACATGTTTCTTGCCAAAGCGGTGCAGAGTTTTGACAGCTTTGCCGAAACCTGGTCTTCCCCGACTTAA
- a CDS encoding GTPase domain-containing protein produces the protein MAIGIAIGIACLMLYQYIRITMVEELPESWNRRLMWYRNNMRFAVIAPIFFLMLGSLTLFFLVNDAFKDDILTETDPKLVLDLNSYIVSSQAPHVMLLVAFFTGVLKLFVERAADDDAKILGNLKKKLVAFVRNGKPSSQTEPKNLKGSARGGAGDAWFFWFLFSVGVVAIQAYFVGDKTGTGIVVEEAPVAAIIPSSSKYTLLTWGIASILTISIGYFCWIYMVLFQKLTEAHHFSADTARLFLGGIARDSLPRQAILIGPPGSGKSTFCQSTSDLDTTIVVESKTHRLNENDGENEAVDVTVLDAPGENMGDHITLCSAFRADTLVFMVDVNWLEPTGLSDSRNYELRTWSELLKQGRDQDEVNLEARKYFQGFYYGSKRDESLVSAGSLYKVRSFLLYLNTGKHGGNPKFADTLQSLDFDSLSRLACEIGDRFGVSERGCSWMVGDALSAMQAVQMLSLSTEKRFDKNAEHLSALGRSGPYPTVTLAEHAKQVDVATENAESASQVDQ, from the coding sequence ATGGCAATTGGAATAGCAATCGGTATCGCATGCCTGATGCTCTACCAGTACATAAGAATTACAATGGTCGAAGAGCTGCCAGAAAGCTGGAACCGCCGATTGATGTGGTACCGGAACAACATGAGATTTGCGGTTATTGCGCCCATCTTTTTCCTCATGCTAGGTAGCTTAACCCTGTTCTTCCTGGTTAATGATGCATTCAAGGATGATATTCTGACCGAAACAGACCCGAAGTTGGTGCTGGATCTCAATAGCTACATTGTAAGCTCACAAGCTCCTCACGTCATGCTCTTGGTCGCGTTCTTTACTGGCGTGTTGAAATTGTTCGTGGAGCGTGCTGCTGATGATGACGCGAAAATACTGGGGAACTTAAAAAAGAAACTTGTAGCCTTTGTGCGAAATGGAAAGCCAAGCTCCCAAACTGAACCAAAAAACTTGAAAGGTAGTGCCAGGGGAGGGGCTGGCGATGCGTGGTTTTTTTGGTTCTTGTTTTCTGTTGGTGTTGTCGCGATCCAAGCATACTTCGTTGGAGATAAAACTGGCACAGGGATAGTTGTTGAAGAGGCACCTGTAGCGGCAATTATTCCCTCAAGTAGCAAATATACCCTTTTGACTTGGGGCATCGCATCCATCCTCACAATATCAATCGGATATTTCTGTTGGATCTACATGGTGCTCTTCCAGAAGTTGACCGAAGCTCATCACTTTAGTGCTGATACGGCTAGGCTCTTCCTCGGTGGGATCGCAAGAGATAGTTTGCCGCGGCAAGCCATACTCATAGGTCCACCTGGAAGTGGTAAGTCTACTTTTTGCCAGAGCACTAGTGACTTGGATACGACAATAGTCGTTGAGTCCAAGACGCATCGCCTCAATGAAAATGACGGCGAAAACGAAGCGGTTGACGTCACCGTACTTGATGCACCAGGCGAAAATATGGGAGACCATATAACGCTCTGCAGTGCATTTCGCGCCGATACCCTGGTGTTTATGGTGGATGTGAATTGGCTGGAACCAACTGGCCTGAGTGATTCAAGAAACTATGAACTGAGGACCTGGAGCGAGCTACTCAAACAGGGGCGCGATCAAGATGAAGTAAACCTAGAAGCGAGAAAGTATTTTCAGGGGTTCTACTACGGCAGCAAGAGAGATGAGAGTTTAGTGTCTGCCGGTAGTTTGTATAAAGTTCGAAGTTTTTTGCTTTATTTGAATACAGGAAAACACGGAGGAAACCCAAAGTTCGCCGACACACTGCAGAGCTTGGACTTCGATTCACTTAGCAGACTTGCTTGTGAAATTGGCGACCGGTTTGGAGTTTCAGAAAGAGGTTGTTCTTGGATGGTGGGCGATGCGTTGTCAGCGATGCAGGCTGTGCAAATGCTCTCGCTTTCTACTGAGAAGCGCTTCGACAAAAACGCTGAGCACCTTAGTGCTCTTGGTCGGTCAGGGCCGTATCCGACGGTCACACTTGCTGAGCATGCAAAGCAGGTCGACGTAGCTACAGAGAATGCGGAGTCGGCCAGTCAGGTTGATCAGTAG
- a CDS encoding GlxA family transcriptional regulator, translating to MHERKAEASFDCHAKEIVHVVHTPDQSLLMLACALDPLTVAREHHGFDLQVSTPTLTKFPSIAAQSGDDKMILLFIVSSEDITESEEAALTSILASAAKQQVPVILTGAAIRIAAEQRLLDGHAVALHWQIGVPTWVTKARLDVKHQIFCKSGLYYTCPGGTALLDLTLEVIRQYFGDPAHERVCRKLQINVTRRPQDIQAGKLRAEKQYLPYKVGRAIEIMQQRLSPTLPLCDICQILGVSQRQLERLFVRYVQDSPRSYYRKVQLNEARWLCENTDLNLTEIAKACGFGGSSTLSSRYRKAFGITPTRQRELQYLGASSVGPEDC from the coding sequence ATGCACGAGCGCAAAGCGGAGGCCTCTTTTGACTGTCACGCAAAAGAGATCGTCCATGTCGTCCACACCCCTGACCAATCTCTTTTGATGCTGGCATGTGCGCTAGACCCGCTGACTGTTGCGCGCGAACATCACGGGTTTGATCTCCAGGTCAGTACGCCGACCCTGACGAAATTTCCGTCAATTGCCGCGCAGAGCGGCGATGACAAAATGATCCTTTTGTTCATCGTTTCCAGTGAAGACATCACTGAAAGCGAAGAGGCTGCACTGACGTCAATTTTGGCAAGCGCGGCAAAGCAACAGGTGCCTGTAATCTTGACCGGTGCCGCAATTCGCATCGCGGCAGAACAGCGTCTTCTGGATGGTCATGCGGTTGCTCTCCACTGGCAGATCGGCGTGCCGACCTGGGTTACAAAGGCGCGCCTTGACGTCAAACACCAGATTTTCTGCAAGAGCGGTCTGTACTATACATGCCCCGGCGGAACGGCACTTCTTGACCTGACGCTCGAAGTGATACGCCAGTACTTCGGCGATCCCGCCCACGAACGTGTTTGTCGAAAATTGCAAATCAATGTAACGCGCCGCCCTCAGGACATACAGGCCGGCAAGCTACGCGCCGAAAAACAATACCTGCCGTACAAGGTTGGTCGTGCAATTGAGATAATGCAACAGCGCCTAAGCCCGACGCTTCCGCTTTGCGATATTTGTCAGATCTTGGGTGTATCTCAGCGTCAACTTGAACGACTGTTTGTGCGGTATGTCCAAGATTCACCGCGCAGCTACTACCGAAAAGTCCAGCTAAATGAGGCAAGGTGGCTATGTGAGAATACAGATCTGAACCTGACGGAGATAGCAAAGGCTTGTGGCTTCGGAGGATCAAGCACTCTTTCCTCGCGCTACCGCAAGGCTTTCGGGATCACCCCAACCCGTCAGCGTGAATTGCAATACCTTGGCGCAAGTTCAGTTGGACCCGAAGATTGTTGA
- a CDS encoding Xaa-Pro peptidase family protein: MDTDVVGCHGYYSDFSRTFHAGPGKPTQTQRDLYKVAHEQVSHNMGILRAGMSFRDYADRAWDIPEKYYENRYYLSAHGCGMTGEYPYLYHKGDFPDAGYDGEIVAGMTICVESYIGESGGKEGVKLEQQVLVTETGIELLSRFPFEEELLR, translated from the coding sequence TTGGATACGGACGTTGTTGGCTGCCACGGATATTATTCTGACTTCTCTCGTACGTTCCATGCCGGACCCGGAAAGCCTACCCAGACGCAACGCGACCTTTACAAGGTTGCGCATGAACAGGTGTCCCACAACATGGGAATCCTTCGCGCCGGGATGAGTTTCCGGGACTACGCCGATCGGGCATGGGACATTCCGGAAAAGTACTACGAAAACCGTTACTATCTGTCCGCCCACGGCTGCGGCATGACCGGAGAATACCCCTATTTGTACCACAAAGGGGATTTCCCCGACGCGGGATACGATGGGGAGATCGTGGCAGGCATGACCATTTGCGTCGAAAGCTACATAGGTGAATCTGGTGGCAAGGAAGGTGTGAAACTCGAACAGCAAGTCCTCGTCACCGAGACCGGCATCGAACTGCTGTCGCGCTTTCCTTTTGAGGAGGAGTTGCTGCGTTAG
- a CDS encoding endonuclease/exonuclease/phosphatase family protein, protein MLNWIFWLIGAILLTVTLLPLTNSVTWWVRMWDFPRLHIATSALIVLLLGLPLVTSFKPLFVSVLGGVFIYQAAQIFPYTPLADPEIELQSASQPSDEVLLMSVNVLMDNKRHDDLNAIIEREDPDVLLLMETDAAWNEALEDTLAGYATTKRHIADDFYGLIFATRLEAEQVELLWPVADDTPAVRASLTSPNGVTFNFIGLHPRPPVPGNSTAVRDQQIKDAALMTQSTERPTIVMGDFNDVAWSWTTKRFKRYGNLLEPRVGRGMLSSFHADRILMRFPIDQVFMTEDVGLVSFRRLEKFGSDHFPLTATIFLENPGSTAGNEGTRHDDGE, encoded by the coding sequence ATGCTGAACTGGATTTTCTGGCTCATCGGGGCGATCCTCCTGACCGTCACGCTGCTGCCACTTACGAACAGTGTGACGTGGTGGGTGCGGATGTGGGATTTCCCCCGTCTTCACATCGCGACTTCGGCCTTGATCGTTCTTCTCCTAGGCCTGCCACTGGTTACATCGTTCAAGCCGCTGTTCGTCTCGGTTCTCGGTGGGGTCTTCATATATCAAGCCGCACAGATTTTTCCCTATACGCCGCTGGCTGATCCCGAGATCGAGTTGCAGTCCGCATCACAGCCCAGTGATGAAGTACTGCTGATGTCGGTCAACGTTTTGATGGACAACAAACGGCACGATGACCTGAACGCGATAATCGAACGCGAAGATCCCGATGTTCTGCTGCTGATGGAGACCGATGCAGCCTGGAACGAAGCACTTGAAGATACGCTTGCCGGATACGCGACGACCAAACGTCACATCGCCGATGACTTTTACGGTCTCATCTTCGCGACCCGGTTGGAAGCGGAACAGGTCGAACTTCTCTGGCCGGTCGCGGACGACACGCCTGCGGTGCGCGCCTCACTAACCTCGCCCAATGGCGTCACATTCAACTTCATTGGCCTGCATCCACGCCCACCGGTTCCCGGCAACTCGACAGCAGTGCGAGACCAGCAGATCAAAGACGCCGCTTTAATGACCCAGTCCACGGAACGCCCCACCATCGTCATGGGGGACTTCAACGATGTTGCCTGGTCCTGGACGACGAAGCGGTTCAAGCGATACGGGAACCTGCTTGAACCGCGGGTCGGTCGCGGCATGCTGTCGAGCTTCCACGCAGATCGAATTTTGATGCGCTTTCCCATCGACCAAGTCTTCATGACCGAAGATGTCGGCCTTGTTTCGTTCCGTCGTCTTGAGAAGTTTGGATCAGATCACTTTCCCCTAACGGCAACCATCTTCCTCGAAAACCCGGGCTCGACCGCGGGAAACGAAGGGACGCGCCATGACGACGGAGAATAA